Proteins encoded by one window of Lepeophtheirus salmonis chromosome 10, UVic_Lsal_1.4, whole genome shotgun sequence:
- the LOC121125065 gene encoding protein YIPF1 has translation MNSAFVDMEDEYVNEPSTSSQTEGLLDGEEPKKEGWAKYEGYFDVDTEDVIQNIKSVLVPKPGLRLHTLDLYGPFWIATTLVFSASLGADLRYDFDAISIASGFIFPYALLTPLALYGILLWKQLPIQKNIAELISIYGYALAPFIPISFLLIIPIPYLQTTVIFLGSLWSSAVLGLLLWDSLPPPFKQIFIALHFILMFIFLFFFTKSTYPDPSVDLHPGASVAPAIVPASGLNATHSA, from the coding sequence ATGAACTCTGCTTTCGTGGATATGGAGGACGAGTATGTGAATGAGCCGTCCACTTCCTCACAAACGGAAGGCCTTTTGGATGGCGAGGAGCCTAAAAAGGAGGGATGGGCCAAATACGAGGGCTATTTCGATGTGGACACGGAGGATGTGATTCAGAACATCAAGTCCGTCCTCGTTCCAAAGCCTGGTTTGAGACTCCACACTTTGGATCTCTATGGCCCATTCTGGATTGCCACAACGCTTGTATTTAGTGCCAGTCTGGGAGCGGATCTTCGATATGACTTTGATGCCATCTCTATTGCCTCCGGATTCATATTCCCCTACGCTCTTCTGACACCTCTCGCCCTCTACGGAATCCTTCTTTGGAAGCAGCTTCCCATTCAAAAGAACATCGCAGAGCTCATTTCCATCTATGGCTACGCACTTGCTCCATTCATCCCCATCTCCTTCCTTCTCATTATACCCATCCCATATCTACAAACCACCGTCATTTTTCTTGGATCACTTTGGAGCTCTGCTGTTCTAGGGCTCCTTCTATGGGACTCACTCCCCCCTCCGTTTAAACAGATTTTCATCGCCTTGCACTTTATCCTTAtgtttatattcttatttttcttcacaAAGTCCACATATCCGGATCCCTCTGTGGATTTACATCCAGGAGCATCTGTAGCACCTGCAATTGTACCTGCATCAGGACTAAATGCTACTCATTCGGCTTAG